The following coding sequences are from one Mycobacterium bourgelatii window:
- the lysA gene encoding diaminopimelate decarboxylase yields MAPNVWPRNTTRDESGVVSIGGLKLTDLAHEYGTPLFVIDEDDFRSRCRETASAFGGGEHVHYAAKAFLCTEIARWIEQEGLSLDVCTGGELAVALHANFPPGRIALHGNNKSVAELTAAVKAGVGHVVVDSMQEIERLDAIAGEAGVVQDVLVRLTVGVEAHTHEFISTAHEDQKFGLSIASGAAMAAIRRVFATDHLRLVGLHSHIGSQIFDVAGFEIAAHRVIGLLREVVREFGAEKTAQLATIDLGGGLGISYLPSDDPPPIADLAAKLSTIVSNESAAAGLPTPKLVVEPGRAIAGPGTVTLYEVGTVKDVDVSSTANRRYVSVDGGMSDNIRPALYDAQYDVRLVSRLSDAPAVSARVVGKHCETGDIIVRDTWVPDDLRPGDLIAVAATGAYCYSLSSRYNLLGRPAVVAVNAGKSRLILRRETVDDLLSLEVR; encoded by the coding sequence CTGGCGCCAAATGTATGGCCGCGCAACACCACTCGTGACGAATCCGGTGTTGTCAGCATCGGTGGCCTCAAGCTGACCGACCTCGCGCACGAGTACGGCACGCCGCTGTTCGTCATCGACGAAGACGACTTCCGCTCCCGCTGCCGCGAGACCGCCTCGGCATTCGGCGGTGGCGAGCATGTGCACTATGCGGCAAAGGCGTTCCTGTGTACCGAAATAGCGAGATGGATCGAGCAAGAGGGCCTGTCGCTGGACGTGTGCACCGGCGGTGAGCTCGCGGTGGCGCTGCATGCGAACTTCCCCCCGGGCCGAATTGCCCTGCACGGCAACAATAAATCGGTCGCCGAATTGACCGCGGCCGTCAAAGCCGGTGTGGGCCATGTCGTCGTGGACTCGATGCAGGAAATCGAGCGTCTGGACGCGATCGCGGGGGAGGCGGGAGTCGTCCAGGACGTTCTCGTGCGGCTCACTGTCGGAGTCGAGGCGCACACCCACGAGTTCATCTCCACCGCCCACGAGGACCAGAAGTTCGGGTTGTCCATTGCCAGCGGTGCGGCCATGGCCGCGATCCGCCGGGTTTTCGCCACCGATCACCTGCGTCTGGTTGGCTTGCACAGCCACATCGGTTCGCAGATCTTCGATGTCGCGGGCTTCGAGATCGCCGCGCACCGCGTCATCGGCCTGTTGCGCGAGGTCGTCCGCGAGTTCGGCGCGGAAAAGACCGCGCAGCTTGCCACGATCGACCTCGGTGGGGGATTGGGTATCTCGTACCTACCGTCCGACGATCCGCCCCCGATAGCCGACCTGGCCGCCAAGCTGAGCACCATCGTCAGCAACGAATCGGCGGCCGCCGGCCTGCCCACGCCCAAGCTGGTCGTTGAGCCTGGACGCGCCATCGCCGGACCCGGGACCGTCACGCTCTATGAGGTCGGCACCGTCAAGGATGTCGACGTCAGCTCCACCGCGAACCGGCGCTATGTCAGCGTCGACGGCGGCATGAGTGACAACATCCGGCCCGCTCTCTATGACGCGCAATACGACGTCAGACTGGTATCCCGGCTCAGCGATGCGCCCGCGGTGTCGGCCCGGGTTGTCGGAAAGCATTGTGAGACCGGCGATATCATCGTTCGCGACACCTGGGTGCCCGACGACCTGCGGCCCGGCGACCTGATCGCCGTCGCAGCGACCGGAGCGTACTGCTATTCATTGTCGAGCCGTTACAACCTGCTTGGCCGCCCTGCGGTGGTAGCCGTCAACGCAGGCAAGTCTCGCCTGATTCTGCGCCGGGAGACGGTCGACGATCTGCTGAGTTTGGAAGTGAGGTGA
- the prfA gene encoding peptide chain release factor 1, translating into MTQPVQTIDVLLAEHAELERALADPELHSKPDEARKAGRRFARLAPIVATHRKLVAAREDLETARELAADDPSFVDEVAELEERVAELDTQLTDMLAPRDPHDADDIVLEVKSGEGGEESALFAADLARMYIRYAERHGWTVTVLDETTSDLGGYKDATLSIASKGDTADGVWSRMKFEGGVHRVQRVPVTESQGRVHTSAAGVLVYPEPEEVGEVHIDESDLRIDVYRSSGKGGQGVNTTDSAVRITHLPTGIVVTCQNERSQLQNKTRALQVLAARLQALAEEQALADASADRASQIRTVDRSERIRTYNFPENRITDHRIGFKAHNLDQVLDGDLDALFDALAAADKQSRLQQT; encoded by the coding sequence ATGACGCAACCGGTACAGACGATTGACGTCTTGCTCGCCGAACACGCCGAGCTCGAGCGCGCCCTGGCCGATCCCGAACTGCACAGCAAGCCCGACGAAGCGCGCAAAGCCGGGCGCCGGTTTGCCCGGTTGGCCCCCATCGTCGCGACCCACCGCAAGCTGGTGGCCGCGCGCGAGGATCTCGAGACCGCGCGTGAGCTTGCCGCCGACGACCCGTCGTTCGTCGACGAGGTAGCCGAACTGGAGGAGCGGGTCGCCGAACTGGACACCCAACTCACAGACATGCTGGCCCCGCGCGATCCGCACGACGCCGACGACATCGTGCTCGAGGTCAAATCCGGTGAGGGAGGGGAAGAGTCGGCGCTGTTCGCCGCCGACCTGGCCAGAATGTACATCCGGTACGCCGAGCGCCATGGCTGGACCGTGACGGTGCTGGATGAGACCACCTCCGATCTCGGCGGCTACAAGGACGCGACGCTGTCGATCGCCAGTAAGGGCGATACGGCCGACGGTGTCTGGTCGAGGATGAAGTTCGAGGGCGGCGTGCACCGGGTGCAGCGCGTGCCGGTCACGGAATCTCAAGGCCGCGTGCATACTTCGGCCGCGGGCGTGCTGGTCTACCCGGAACCCGAAGAAGTCGGCGAGGTCCACATCGACGAGTCGGATCTGCGCATCGACGTTTACCGTTCGTCGGGCAAAGGCGGCCAAGGTGTCAACACCACCGACTCCGCGGTGCGAATCACCCACTTGCCCACCGGAATCGTCGTCACCTGCCAGAACGAGCGGTCGCAACTGCAGAACAAGACGCGCGCGTTGCAGGTGTTGGCGGCCCGTCTGCAGGCCCTGGCCGAAGAGCAGGCGCTGGCCGACGCCTCGGCGGACCGGGCGAGCCAGATCCGCACGGTGGACCGCAGCGAACGTATTCGCACCTACAACTTCCCGGAAAACCGCATCACCGATCACCGAATCGGTTTCAAGGCGCACAACCTCGACCAGGTGCTGGACGGCGACCTCGATGCGCTTTTCGACGCACTGGCCGCCGCCGACAAACAATCTCGCCTGCAACAGACATGA
- the prmC gene encoding peptide chain release factor N(5)-glutamine methyltransferase: MTSLRHAIDSAATLLAEAGIDSARNDAEQLAAHLAGTERGRLTLLDAPGEDFFGHYRDVVAQRARRIPLQHLIGTVSFGPVVLHVGPGVFTPRPETEAILEWAVAQQLPARPVIVDICTGSGALAVALARYLPTARIYGIDDSDTALEYARRNAAGGSVQLVRGDVTEPDLLPDLDGGVDLVVANPPYVPDGTFVEPEVAQHDPHHAVFGGADGMAVIPAVVRLAARWLRPGGLVAIEHDDTTSRSTVECFEGAAVFEDIVPRSDLAGRPRFVTARRGRGASE; this comes from the coding sequence ATGACCTCGCTGCGGCACGCGATCGACTCCGCTGCGACGTTGCTCGCCGAAGCGGGAATCGACTCTGCGCGCAACGATGCCGAGCAGTTGGCCGCCCACCTGGCCGGCACCGAGCGCGGTCGGTTGACCTTGCTGGACGCGCCCGGCGAGGATTTCTTCGGACATTACCGCGACGTGGTGGCCCAACGGGCTCGTCGGATTCCGTTGCAGCATCTCATCGGAACGGTCTCGTTCGGACCGGTCGTGCTACACGTCGGCCCCGGTGTGTTCACCCCCCGTCCGGAAACCGAGGCGATCCTGGAGTGGGCTGTCGCCCAGCAACTTCCAGCGCGACCGGTAATCGTCGACATATGCACCGGATCTGGCGCGTTGGCGGTCGCCCTCGCCAGGTATTTGCCGACGGCTCGAATCTACGGAATCGACGATTCCGACACCGCCCTCGAGTACGCCCGCCGCAACGCCGCGGGCGGCAGCGTGCAGCTAGTACGAGGCGACGTCACTGAACCCGACCTGCTTCCCGATCTAGACGGCGGGGTCGACCTCGTCGTGGCCAACCCGCCCTACGTTCCCGACGGGACCTTTGTCGAACCCGAAGTGGCGCAGCATGATCCGCACCACGCCGTCTTCGGCGGAGCGGACGGCATGGCGGTGATCCCGGCCGTCGTCCGCCTCGCCGCCCGCTGGCTGCGTCCCGGTGGCCTGGTCGCCATCGAGCACGATGACACCACCTCCCGGTCGACCGTCGAATGCTTCGAGGGCGCAGCGGTTTTCGAGGACATCGTGCCGCGCAGCGATCTCGCCGGACGACCGCGATTCGTAACGGCCAGGAGGGGGCGCGGCGCAAGTGAGTGA
- the rpmE gene encoding 50S ribosomal protein L31 encodes MKTDIHPAYEETTVVCGCGNSFQTRSTKPGGRIVVEVCSQCHPFYTGKQKILDSGGRVARFERRYGKRKAAADKAETDK; translated from the coding sequence ATGAAGACCGACATTCATCCCGCCTACGAGGAGACCACGGTGGTCTGCGGTTGCGGGAACAGCTTCCAGACGCGCAGCACCAAGCCGGGCGGTCGCATCGTGGTCGAGGTTTGCTCACAGTGCCACCCCTTCTACACCGGCAAGCAGAAGATCCTCGACAGCGGCGGCCGGGTCGCCCGCTTCGAGCGGCGGTACGGCAAGCGCAAGGCCGCAGCTGACAAGGCCGAAACCGACAAGTAG
- the thrC gene encoding threonine synthase: MSTPRTTVHQPWPGLIAAYRDRLPVGDDWTPVTLLEGGTPLIAATKLSKKTGCTIHLKVEGLNPTGSFKDRGMTMAVTDAVARGQQAVLCASTGNTSASAAAYAARAGITCAVLIPQGKIAMGKLAQAVIHGAKIIQIDGNFDDCLELARKMAADFPTISLVNSVNPVRIEGQKTAAFEIVDALGYAPDIHALPVGNAGNITAYWKGYTEYHRDGLIDKLPRMLGTQAAGAAPLVLGEPVSHPETIATAIRIGSPASWTSAVEAQQQSKGRFLAATDEEILAAYHLVASTEGVFVEPASAASIAGLLKAIDDGWVARGSTVVCTVTGNGLKDPDTALKDMPIVSPLPVDPVLVVENLGLA, encoded by the coding sequence ATGAGTACCCCGAGGACCACGGTCCACCAGCCCTGGCCCGGTCTTATTGCGGCATACCGCGACCGGCTGCCAGTGGGCGACGACTGGACTCCGGTCACCCTGCTCGAGGGTGGCACCCCGCTGATCGCGGCGACCAAGCTCTCGAAGAAGACCGGTTGCACCATCCACCTCAAGGTGGAAGGTCTCAACCCCACCGGTTCGTTCAAGGACCGCGGGATGACCATGGCGGTCACCGACGCGGTGGCTCGTGGGCAACAGGCAGTGCTGTGCGCTTCGACCGGCAACACGTCGGCGTCGGCGGCCGCCTACGCCGCCCGGGCCGGCATCACCTGCGCGGTGCTCATTCCGCAGGGCAAGATCGCAATGGGCAAGCTGGCGCAGGCGGTTATCCACGGCGCCAAGATCATTCAGATCGACGGCAACTTCGACGACTGCCTGGAACTGGCCCGCAAGATGGCGGCAGATTTCCCGACGATCTCGCTGGTGAACTCGGTCAACCCGGTGCGCATCGAGGGGCAGAAGACCGCGGCATTCGAGATTGTCGACGCGTTGGGTTACGCGCCGGACATCCATGCCCTTCCGGTGGGCAACGCCGGCAACATCACCGCGTACTGGAAGGGTTACACCGAGTATCACCGAGACGGGCTGATCGACAAGCTGCCCCGCATGCTCGGCACCCAGGCGGCCGGCGCGGCGCCATTGGTGCTCGGCGAACCCGTCAGCCACCCCGAGACCATCGCCACCGCCATCCGCATCGGTTCACCCGCATCGTGGACGTCAGCCGTTGAGGCACAACAACAGTCCAAAGGGCGCTTTCTGGCCGCGACCGACGAGGAGATTCTGGCGGCTTACCACCTGGTGGCCAGCACCGAGGGTGTGTTCGTCGAGCCCGCGTCGGCGGCCAGCATCGCGGGCCTGCTCAAGGCTATTGACGACGGCTGGGTGGCGCGCGGGTCGACCGTGGTCTGCACGGTGACGGGTAACGGTCTCAAAGACCCCGATACTGCGCTCAAAGACATGCCAATTGTGTCTCCGCTGCCGGTGGATCCGGTATTGGTGGTGGAAAACCTGGGGCTGGCCTAG
- a CDS encoding L-threonylcarbamoyladenylate synthase yields MSEIFDCADPDQRARGLETAAAQLKAGRLVVMPTDTVYGLGADAFDSVGVNALLAAKGRGRDMPVGVLVGSWHTIEGLVYSMPNGARELIRAFWPGALSLVVVQAPSLQWDLGDARGTVMLRMPLHPVAIELLRQVGPMAVSSANVSGQPPAVDIAEAHRQLGERVDVYLDAGPSAQQAASTIVDLTGATPRILRPGPVSAEQIASVLGVDAESLIA; encoded by the coding sequence GTGAGTGAGATCTTCGACTGCGCGGACCCCGACCAGCGTGCGCGCGGCCTCGAGACCGCCGCGGCGCAGCTCAAGGCCGGACGTCTGGTCGTCATGCCCACGGACACCGTCTACGGACTCGGTGCGGACGCCTTTGACAGCGTTGGCGTGAATGCCCTGCTGGCGGCCAAAGGGCGGGGCCGCGACATGCCCGTCGGCGTGCTGGTCGGTTCCTGGCACACCATCGAGGGCCTGGTCTACTCGATGCCCAACGGGGCCCGGGAACTGATCCGAGCCTTCTGGCCCGGCGCGCTCAGTCTGGTGGTGGTGCAAGCGCCGTCGTTGCAATGGGACCTCGGCGATGCACGCGGCACTGTCATGCTGCGAATGCCGTTGCACCCCGTCGCCATTGAGTTGCTGCGACAGGTCGGGCCGATGGCGGTCTCCAGCGCCAACGTGTCCGGTCAACCGCCCGCGGTCGATATCGCCGAGGCGCATCGTCAACTCGGCGAGCGTGTCGACGTCTACCTCGACGCCGGCCCTTCCGCGCAGCAGGCAGCGTCGACGATCGTCGACTTGACCGGCGCCACCCCGCGCATCCTGCGGCCGGGACCGGTGAGCGCCGAGCAGATCGCGTCGGTCCTCGGCGTGGATGCCGAGAGTTTGATCGCCTAG
- a CDS encoding glycosyltransferase family 4 protein — MSSDVASLAGGLLALNDRSAGVPLRELALVGLTAAIITYFATGPVRVLATRLGAVAYPRERDVHVTPTPRMGGLAMFLGVVSAVFLASQLPALTRGFVYSTGMPAVLVAGAVIMGIGLIDDRWGLDALTKFAGQITAASVLVTMGVAWSVLYIPFGGVGTIVLDQASSILLTLALTVSIVNAMNFVDGLDGLAAGLGLITALAICMFSVGLLRDHGGDVLFYPPAVISVVLAGACLGFLPHNFHRAKIFMGDSGSMLIGLMLAAASTTAAGPVSQNAYGARDVFALLSPFLLVIAVMFVPMLDLLLAIVRRTRAGRSAFTPDKMHLHHRLLQIGHSHRRVVLLIYLWVGIVAFGAASTIFFDPRHTGAVMLGAIFVAGVATVIPLLRRDEEDDEYLDYD, encoded by the coding sequence GTGTCCAGCGACGTGGCCAGCCTTGCCGGTGGCTTGCTAGCACTCAACGATCGCAGCGCCGGTGTCCCACTGCGCGAACTGGCCCTCGTCGGCCTGACCGCCGCCATCATCACGTATTTCGCCACCGGACCGGTGCGCGTCCTTGCCACCCGACTGGGTGCGGTGGCCTACCCACGAGAACGGGATGTGCACGTCACGCCGACCCCGCGGATGGGTGGGCTGGCCATGTTCCTCGGCGTCGTCTCGGCGGTGTTTCTCGCATCGCAGCTTCCGGCGCTCACGCGCGGCTTCGTCTACTCAACCGGCATGCCCGCCGTGCTGGTGGCCGGAGCGGTCATCATGGGCATCGGGCTGATCGATGACCGGTGGGGGCTAGACGCCCTGACAAAGTTTGCTGGCCAGATTACGGCGGCCAGCGTGCTGGTCACCATGGGCGTTGCCTGGAGCGTGCTCTACATCCCCTTCGGCGGCGTCGGAACCATCGTGTTGGACCAGGCCTCGTCGATCCTGCTCACCTTGGCGCTGACGGTTTCGATCGTCAACGCAATGAACTTCGTCGACGGACTCGACGGCCTTGCCGCCGGACTTGGCCTCATCACGGCACTGGCCATCTGCATGTTCTCGGTCGGTCTGCTCCGCGATCATGGCGGTGACGTGCTGTTTTATCCGCCCGCAGTGATTTCGGTGGTGCTCGCGGGCGCCTGCCTCGGCTTTTTGCCGCACAACTTCCACCGGGCCAAGATCTTCATGGGTGACTCCGGATCGATGCTCATCGGCCTGATGCTCGCTGCGGCGTCGACCACCGCCGCCGGTCCCGTCTCGCAGAACGCCTACGGCGCTCGCGACGTGTTTGCTCTGCTGTCGCCGTTCCTACTGGTGATAGCGGTCATGTTCGTGCCGATGCTCGACCTGCTGCTGGCCATCGTTCGTCGCACCCGGGCCGGCCGTAGCGCCTTCACCCCGGACAAAATGCATCTGCACCACCGATTGCTGCAGATCGGGCATTCGCATCGTCGGGTGGTGCTGCTGATTTATCTCTGGGTGGGCATCGTGGCCTTCGGTGCCGCCAGCACGATCTTTTTCGACCCCCGACATACGGGGGCGGTGATGCTCGGCGCGATTTTCGTGGCCGGGGTCGCGACGGTGATACCTCTCTTGCGCCGCGATGAAGAGGACGACGAGTACCTCGACTACGACTAG
- the rho gene encoding transcription termination factor Rho: MVLPELRALANQVGVKGTSGMRKSELIAAIQEIRSQSNGVSAAKAPAAEAAETTADASKTEAPTATEAPAKDEQSDQPSEPRRRERRGASREGGSSPRADGAADDKADQADKGEKPDKSDKSDKSEKGEKSAKAENRQDSGQDTKTAERNDSDQDQSGDQQGSGGQQARGGDDDGEGRQGRRGRRFRDRRRRGERTGDGGTEAELREDDVVQPVAGILDVLDNYAFVRTSGYLPGPHDVYVSMNMVRKYGLRRGDAVTGAVRVPKDGEQPNQRQKFNPLVRLDSVNGGPVEDAKKRPDFGKLTPLYPNQRLRLETTPDRLTTRVIDLIMPIGKGQRALIVSPPKAGKTTILQDIANAITRNNPECHLMVVLVDERPEEVTDMTRSVKGEVIASTFDRPPSDHTTVAELAIERAKRLVEQGKDVVVLLDSITRLGRAYNNASPASGRILSGGVDSTALYPPKRFLGAARNIEEGGSLTIIATAMVETGSTGDTVIFEEFKGTGNAELKLDRKISERRVFPAVDVNPSGTRKDELLLSPDEFAIVHKLRRVLSGLDSHQAIDLLISQLRKTKTNYEFLVQVSKTTPGNMDND, from the coding sequence ATGGTGCTGCCCGAGTTGCGTGCACTGGCCAACCAGGTTGGCGTCAAGGGCACCTCGGGCATGCGCAAGAGCGAACTGATCGCCGCGATCCAGGAAATCAGAAGCCAGTCCAACGGTGTGTCGGCCGCCAAAGCGCCCGCAGCAGAGGCCGCAGAAACCACCGCAGACGCCTCCAAGACCGAGGCGCCGACCGCGACCGAGGCACCTGCCAAGGACGAGCAGAGCGATCAGCCCTCCGAACCGCGACGTCGGGAGCGTCGCGGCGCATCGCGAGAAGGCGGGTCATCCCCCCGCGCGGACGGCGCCGCCGACGACAAAGCCGACCAAGCTGACAAAGGCGAAAAGCCCGACAAAAGCGATAAGTCCGACAAAAGCGAAAAGGGCGAAAAGTCCGCAAAGGCCGAGAACCGCCAGGACTCCGGGCAGGACACCAAGACCGCCGAACGCAATGACTCCGACCAGGACCAAAGCGGTGACCAGCAAGGCTCGGGTGGTCAGCAGGCCCGTGGTGGCGACGACGACGGCGAAGGACGTCAGGGCCGTCGTGGCCGCCGATTCCGCGACCGACGCCGCCGCGGCGAGCGAACCGGCGACGGTGGTACCGAAGCCGAACTGCGCGAGGACGACGTCGTCCAGCCGGTAGCCGGGATCCTCGATGTGCTCGACAACTACGCGTTCGTCCGCACGTCCGGTTACTTGCCCGGTCCGCACGACGTCTACGTGTCGATGAACATGGTGCGCAAGTACGGCCTACGTCGCGGCGACGCCGTGACCGGCGCCGTGCGGGTGCCCAAAGACGGTGAACAGCCCAACCAGCGGCAGAAATTCAACCCTCTGGTGCGCTTGGACAGCGTCAATGGCGGACCGGTCGAGGACGCCAAGAAGCGGCCCGATTTCGGCAAGCTGACGCCGTTGTATCCGAACCAGCGGCTTCGCCTGGAGACGACCCCCGATCGCCTGACGACGCGCGTCATCGACCTGATCATGCCGATCGGCAAGGGCCAGCGCGCGTTGATCGTGTCGCCGCCCAAGGCGGGTAAGACGACCATTCTGCAGGACATCGCCAACGCGATCACCAGGAACAACCCCGAATGCCACCTCATGGTCGTGCTCGTCGACGAGCGGCCTGAAGAGGTCACCGACATGACGCGCTCGGTCAAGGGAGAGGTCATCGCCTCGACGTTCGACCGGCCTCCGTCAGACCACACCACGGTCGCCGAGTTGGCGATCGAGCGGGCCAAGCGGCTGGTGGAGCAGGGCAAGGACGTTGTCGTGCTGCTCGACTCGATTACCCGGCTGGGCCGCGCGTACAACAACGCGTCGCCGGCGTCGGGCCGGATCCTGTCCGGTGGTGTCGACTCCACCGCGCTGTACCCGCCCAAGCGCTTCCTGGGCGCCGCCCGCAACATCGAAGAAGGCGGGTCGCTGACCATAATCGCGACGGCGATGGTGGAGACGGGCTCTACCGGTGACACCGTCATCTTCGAGGAGTTCAAGGGCACCGGTAACGCCGAGCTCAAGTTGGACCGCAAGATCTCTGAGCGCCGGGTGTTCCCCGCGGTTGACGTGAACCCGTCGGGTACCCGCAAGGACGAGCTCCTGCTCTCGCCCGACGAGTTCGCCATCGTGCACAAGCTGCGCCGGGTGCTGTCGGGCTTGGATTCCCACCAAGCCATCGACCTGCTCATTTCGCAGCTGCGCAAGACGAAGACCAACTACGAGTTCCTGGTCCAGGTCTCCAAGACGACACCTGGCAACATGGACAACGACTGA
- a CDS encoding homoserine dehydrogenase: MPDDEKPVGVAVLGLGVVGSEVVRIINESADDLAGRIGAPLVLRGVGVRRVSADRGVPIELLTDDIDELVSRDDVDIVVEVMGPVEPARKAILSAIKHGKSVVTANKALLSTSTGELAKAAESAFVDLYFEAAVAGAIPVIRPLTQSLAGDTVLRVAGIVNGTTNYILSAMDSTGADYESALADASALGYAEADPTADVEGYDAAAKAAILASIAFHTRVTADDVYREGITKITPADFASARSLGCTIKLLSICERITTDEGQQRVSARVYPALVPLSHPLASVNGAFNAVVVEAEAAGRLMFYGQGAGGAPTASAVTGDLVMAARNRVLGSRGPRESQYAQLPVAPMGFIPTRYYVSMNVADKPGVLSAVAAEFAKREVSIAEVRQEGVVDEGGRWVGARIVVVTHQATDAALSETVDALADLDVVSGVASVLRLEGTSI, encoded by the coding sequence GTGCCGGATGACGAAAAGCCGGTCGGCGTAGCGGTACTGGGGTTGGGTGTCGTCGGCAGTGAAGTCGTGCGCATCATCAACGAGAGCGCCGACGATCTTGCCGGCCGCATCGGGGCCCCATTGGTGCTGCGCGGCGTGGGAGTGCGCCGCGTCTCCGCCGACCGAGGCGTACCGATCGAACTGCTGACCGACGACATTGACGAGCTGGTGTCACGCGATGACGTCGACATCGTCGTCGAAGTGATGGGCCCGGTCGAACCGGCCCGCAAGGCGATCCTCTCCGCGATCAAGCACGGCAAGTCCGTTGTGACAGCCAACAAGGCGCTACTGTCGACCTCCACCGGCGAGTTGGCCAAGGCCGCCGAAAGCGCGTTCGTCGACCTGTATTTCGAGGCGGCGGTCGCCGGCGCGATCCCGGTGATCCGCCCGCTGACCCAGTCGCTTGCCGGCGACACGGTCCTACGCGTGGCCGGCATCGTCAACGGCACCACCAACTACATCCTGTCCGCCATGGACAGCACCGGTGCCGACTACGAAAGCGCCCTGGCCGACGCGAGCGCGCTGGGGTACGCCGAGGCCGACCCCACCGCGGACGTGGAAGGTTACGACGCGGCGGCCAAAGCCGCCATTCTGGCGTCCATCGCCTTTCACACCCGGGTGACCGCGGATGACGTGTACCGCGAAGGCATCACCAAGATCACCCCGGCGGATTTCGCGTCCGCACGGTCGCTGGGCTGCACCATCAAACTGCTCTCGATTTGCGAGCGCATCACCACCGACGAAGGACAGCAACGGGTTTCGGCCCGGGTCTATCCCGCTCTGGTGCCCTTGTCGCATCCGCTCGCCTCGGTCAACGGGGCGTTCAACGCCGTCGTGGTCGAGGCCGAGGCGGCCGGGCGCCTGATGTTCTACGGCCAGGGTGCCGGCGGCGCACCCACCGCCTCGGCGGTCACCGGTGATCTGGTGATGGCGGCGCGTAACAGGGTCCTGGGCAGCCGCGGCCCACGCGAGTCCCAGTACGCCCAATTGCCGGTGGCTCCAATGGGCTTCATCCCCACCCGCTACTACGTCAGCATGAACGTCGCCGATAAACCCGGCGTACTGTCCGCCGTCGCAGCCGAATTCGCCAAACGTGAGGTGAGCATCGCCGAAGTTCGCCAGGAAGGCGTGGTGGACGAGGGCGGCCGATGGGTGGGCGCACGCATCGTTGTGGTCACCCACCAAGCGACCGATGCCGCGCTCTCGGAAACCGTTGATGCACTGGCCGACTTGGACGTTGTCTCGGGGGTGGCAAGCGTGCTGCGATTGGAAGGAACCAGCATATGA
- the thrB gene encoding homoserine kinase has translation MARPLPVGLVGSAVVSASSANLGPGFDSLGLALSLVDEIVVETTESGLRVEVEGEGAGQVPLNADHLVVRAVHRGLEAAGVSASGLVVRCRNYIPHSRGLGSSAAAVVGGLAAVNGLVAQTDSEPLSEAQLIQLSSEFEGHPDNAAAAVLGGAVVSWTDATRDRPRYLAAPLQLHPDIHLFSLIPDVRSSTAETRVLLPVQVTHEDARFNISRAALLVVALTQRPDLLLAATEDVLHQPQRAPAMPASAEYLRLLRRLNVATALSGAGPALIALTTEPELPPEAMGYGAANGFKIAAMTAGEGVRWSPGLTVRD, from the coding sequence TTGGCCCGGCCGCTGCCCGTAGGGCTGGTCGGAAGCGCCGTGGTCTCGGCGTCGAGCGCCAATCTCGGCCCCGGCTTCGACAGCCTCGGCCTGGCGTTGAGTCTTGTCGACGAGATCGTGGTCGAGACAACGGAATCCGGCCTAAGGGTGGAGGTCGAAGGCGAGGGCGCCGGCCAGGTGCCGTTGAACGCTGACCACCTGGTGGTGCGTGCCGTTCATCGCGGCCTGGAGGCCGCAGGAGTCAGCGCCTCGGGCCTGGTGGTGCGCTGTCGCAACTACATTCCGCATTCGCGTGGGCTCGGCTCCTCTGCGGCAGCCGTTGTCGGCGGGCTCGCCGCAGTCAACGGTCTTGTCGCACAGACGGATTCGGAACCACTGAGCGAGGCGCAGCTAATCCAGCTGTCCTCGGAGTTCGAGGGCCATCCGGACAACGCCGCCGCCGCAGTTCTAGGCGGCGCGGTGGTGTCCTGGACCGATGCGACCCGGGATCGGCCTAGATATCTGGCGGCCCCACTGCAGCTCCACCCGGATATTCACCTGTTCTCGTTGATTCCGGACGTGCGGTCGTCGACCGCGGAAACTCGGGTACTGCTGCCCGTGCAGGTCACCCACGAGGACGCGCGATTCAACATCAGTCGCGCTGCGTTGCTGGTCGTCGCGCTCACCCAGCGCCCTGATTTGCTGCTGGCCGCCACGGAAGACGTATTGCATCAGCCGCAACGCGCCCCGGCAATGCCGGCATCGGCGGAATATTTGCGCTTGCTGCGGCGTCTTAATGTTGCGACAGCCCTATCCGGGGCTGGGCCCGCATTAATCGCACTCACAACGGAGCCGGAATTGCCGCCGGAAGCCATGGGGTACGGGGCGGCAAATGGATTCAAGATCGCTGCGATGACCGCCGGCGAAGGAGTTCGCTGGAGTCCGGGACTCACAGTTCGGGATTGA